The following are encoded in a window of Castanea sativa cultivar Marrone di Chiusa Pesio chromosome 9, ASM4071231v1 genomic DNA:
- the LOC142609223 gene encoding uncharacterized protein LOC142609223, which yields METDALWKRVIAVKYGNDWGGWCTKKVTSAYGVSLWRHIRSGWTCFSKLLMYDVGDGTRVKFWKHVWCGDRTFQEAFPELYCISRTKDSSVAEVMCWSGGRIHWDAKFRRPPQDWEQESFDRFMDMVYSSTVRGLGPDRLCWKPARSRGFESLFPVLAIYLTVDIPLFTLMQGKT from the exons ATGGAGACCGATGCTCTATGGAAGAGGGTTATTGCAGTGAAATATGGGAAtgattggggtggttggtgcacGAAAAAGGTAACCAGTGCTTATGGTGTTAGTTTGTGGAGACATATTAGGAGTGGTTGGACATGTTTTTCTAAACTCCTTATGTACGATGTGGGTGATGGTACTcgagtgaagttttggaagcatgtaTGGTGTGGTGATCGTACTTTCCAAGAGGCTTTTCCGGAGCTCTATTGTATTAGTAGGACAAAGGATTCTTCAGTAGCGGAGGTTATGTGTTGGTCTGGTGGGAGGATTCATTGGGATGCTAAATTTCGTCGTCCTCCACAGGATTGGGAACAAGAATCCTTTGATCGGTTTATGGATATGGTCTACTCTTCGACGGTACGGGGTTTGGGTCCGGATCGGTTGTGTTGGAAGCCAGCAAGGagtagaggttttgag TCATTGTTCCCTGTTTTGGCAATCTATCTAACAGTAGATATTCCTCTATTCACTCTTATGCAGGGTAAGACATGA